The proteins below come from a single Iocasia fonsfrigidae genomic window:
- a CDS encoding COG2426 family protein: MNDLIFSWLNQYLSKEWAVFFTACLPIVELRGAIPLAIALGISPWKAYLLSVAGNTVPVIPLLLYLRPIRLFLISNSSFMESFFGWLDKRTINKSAQIEKYGAVALILFTAIPLPTTGAWTASLAALLFKIKFRYAFPAIIAGIFLAGIIMTILSLTGKAIF, from the coding sequence ATGAATGATTTGATTTTTTCCTGGTTAAATCAATATCTTTCAAAGGAGTGGGCTGTTTTTTTTACGGCCTGTCTGCCGATTGTAGAGCTCAGGGGAGCGATACCACTGGCTATTGCCCTGGGTATTTCTCCCTGGAAGGCTTACTTATTATCAGTGGCCGGTAATACGGTTCCTGTGATACCATTATTATTGTACTTAAGGCCGATTAGATTATTTTTGATAAGCAACTCCAGTTTTATGGAGTCTTTTTTTGGCTGGCTGGATAAAAGGACTATCAATAAAAGTGCTCAGATAGAGAAATATGGGGCAGTAGCCTTAATATTATTTACGGCGATTCCGTTACCGACAACCGGGGCGTGGACAGCCAGCCTGGCAGCACTTTTGTTTAAGATTAAGTTTCGTTATGCTTTTCCGGCTATTATTGCCGGGATATTCCTGGCAGGGATAATAATGACTATCCTTAGTCTTACAGGTAAGGCTATATTCTAA
- a CDS encoding beta-glucoside-specific PTS transporter subunit IIABC, whose protein sequence is MDNRKLAKDILSYVGGINNIAQLANCATRLRMNFKDERLVDLEDLKKIDGVMDAIYKSGQYQIIIGTEVANVCEEMGKLGHISVSAEHSKQKGGKLERLMDILASIFTPVIPAITAAGMIKAILVIFVLLGMSKDSQVYSILSFVADAGFYFLPVMLGFSTAKKLGGNPYLAAMIGGILLHPGFKAMVTAGDPISFLGIPVKLVNYASSVIPIILAVWFMGYVERYADKISPKPIKFFTKPVLVILIVSPITLIVLGPLGSIIGTGIATVVGFLNTHVRWFVPTVMGAFMPLLVLTGMHWSFLPILLTSYSTYGYEAIMGPGSLVSNICQGAAALCVAIKSNNIKLKQLGYSSGITALMGITEPAMYGITLKLKKPLIAVMIGGASGGLYAGVMGVVRYTSGTPGLLSLPVFIGENPMNIVHAVISCIIGFIVTFILTWILGFEEPKDMGTENILGGESIKNKLSLNRRIDIYSPMEGQIIDINKVDDDSFANEVTGKGVAIIPKTGKVVAPFDGTATMVFSTKHAIGLTSEEGIELLIHVGIDTMELEGKHFNTLVKKGDTIKKGDPLLEFDKEAIEKEGYECTTPIVVTNSDDYLDVVGVEEGKVETGELIMMILEGVYDE, encoded by the coding sequence ATGGATAATCGAAAATTAGCAAAAGATATTTTAAGCTATGTAGGCGGTATTAATAATATTGCTCAATTAGCAAACTGTGCTACTCGGTTAAGAATGAATTTTAAAGATGAAAGATTAGTTGATTTAGAAGACTTAAAGAAGATAGATGGTGTTATGGATGCCATTTATAAGTCAGGCCAATATCAGATTATTATTGGTACAGAGGTTGCGAACGTATGTGAGGAAATGGGAAAGCTAGGGCATATAAGTGTGTCCGCTGAGCATTCCAAACAAAAAGGTGGGAAACTGGAAAGGTTGATGGATATTTTGGCCTCTATTTTCACACCAGTTATTCCGGCAATTACAGCAGCTGGTATGATAAAGGCTATTTTAGTTATATTTGTTCTTCTTGGAATGTCAAAGGATTCACAGGTTTATTCTATCTTAAGCTTTGTTGCAGATGCAGGTTTTTACTTTTTACCTGTTATGCTTGGATTTTCAACAGCAAAAAAACTGGGAGGCAATCCATATTTAGCAGCAATGATTGGGGGAATATTGTTACACCCAGGTTTTAAAGCAATGGTGACAGCAGGAGATCCAATTAGTTTTTTAGGGATTCCAGTTAAATTAGTTAATTATGCCTCCAGTGTTATTCCCATTATTTTAGCTGTTTGGTTCATGGGTTATGTAGAGCGATATGCAGATAAAATATCGCCGAAACCAATTAAATTTTTTACAAAACCAGTACTAGTTATTTTGATAGTATCACCAATTACATTAATAGTATTAGGACCGCTAGGCTCTATTATTGGTACTGGTATTGCTACAGTAGTAGGTTTCTTAAACACACATGTAAGATGGTTTGTTCCTACTGTCATGGGGGCATTTATGCCACTATTAGTATTGACAGGTATGCATTGGAGTTTTTTGCCAATCTTATTAACTTCTTATTCTACGTATGGTTACGAAGCAATTATGGGGCCAGGAAGTCTTGTTTCCAATATATGTCAAGGAGCTGCAGCCTTGTGTGTAGCTATTAAGTCAAATAATATAAAATTGAAACAACTGGGTTATTCATCAGGTATTACAGCACTTATGGGTATTACAGAGCCAGCAATGTATGGGATTACGCTGAAATTAAAAAAGCCATTGATTGCTGTCATGATTGGCGGTGCTTCTGGTGGTTTATATGCCGGCGTTATGGGGGTTGTCCGCTATACATCTGGAACACCAGGACTATTATCACTTCCTGTTTTTATCGGAGAAAATCCAATGAATATAGTTCATGCAGTTATTTCTTGCATAATTGGTTTTATTGTTACCTTTATCCTTACTTGGATCTTAGGATTTGAAGAACCAAAAGATATGGGAACAGAGAATATTTTAGGGGGAGAATCAATAAAAAATAAGTTATCATTAAATAGAAGAATAGATATTTATAGCCCGATGGAAGGACAGATAATCGATATTAACAAAGTTGATGATGATAGTTTTGCCAATGAAGTTACTGGAAAAGGTGTAGCTATAATTCCAAAAACAGGGAAAGTTGTAGCACCTTTTGATGGAACTGCAACAATGGTATTCAGTACAAAGCATGCTATTGGCTTAACAAGTGAGGAAGGTATAGAGCTGTTGATACATGTTGGAATTGACACGATGGAACTTGAAGGTAAGCATTTTAATACTCTAGTGAAAAAAGGCGATACAATTAAAAAAGGAGACCCGTTGCTAGAGTTTGACAAAGAAGCAATAGAGAAGGAAGGCTATGAATGTACTACGCCTATAGTTGTTACAAACTCAGATGATTATTTAGACGTTGTTGGTGTGGAGGAAGGAAAAGTAGAAACAGGTGAATTAATAATGATGATTTTAGAAGGGGTATATGATGAATAG
- the accD gene encoding acetyl-CoA carboxylase, carboxyltransferase subunit beta, which produces MLKDLFGKSKYVTVKSRDNRDKKEESSPDNRLWTKCNECKEIIFNKKLVENLMVCPKCGKHFRLTARDRLAITVDEGSFKEFAEDIYSKDPLDFPNYVEKMVRAKIKTNLNEAVITGEALIGGHQIVIAIMDFNFMGGSMGSVVGEKITLAIEKAIEKKKPLIIFSTAGGARMQEGLLSLMQMAKTSAAVKKIHQAGLLYVCVMTDPTSGGVTASFATLADIIIAEKGALIAFAGPRVIKQTISADLPEGFQKAEFLLEHGMVDRVTPRHKMRDELKAILEIHQYSGVNEYAQ; this is translated from the coding sequence ATGTTAAAGGATTTATTTGGCAAGTCAAAATATGTAACTGTTAAGTCAAGAGATAATCGTGATAAAAAAGAGGAGTCTTCTCCAGATAACCGCCTCTGGACTAAATGTAATGAATGTAAAGAAATAATCTTTAATAAAAAACTAGTTGAAAACCTGATGGTCTGCCCCAAGTGTGGTAAGCATTTCCGTTTGACTGCCAGGGATAGGCTGGCAATTACTGTTGATGAGGGCAGCTTTAAGGAGTTTGCTGAAGATATATATAGTAAAGACCCGCTTGATTTCCCTAACTATGTAGAGAAGATGGTCAGGGCAAAGATTAAAACAAATCTAAATGAAGCTGTAATTACTGGTGAAGCATTGATTGGCGGACATCAGATAGTAATTGCTATTATGGATTTTAATTTTATGGGGGGAAGTATGGGGTCGGTAGTTGGTGAAAAAATTACCCTGGCAATAGAGAAGGCTATTGAGAAGAAAAAGCCCTTAATAATCTTTAGTACAGCTGGAGGAGCCAGAATGCAGGAGGGCCTTCTTTCTTTGATGCAGATGGCTAAAACCAGTGCTGCTGTAAAAAAGATTCATCAGGCTGGGCTTTTATATGTCTGTGTAATGACTGACCCGACATCAGGTGGTGTTACTGCTAGTTTTGCCACCTTGGCTGACATAATTATTGCTGAAAAAGGGGCTTTAATAGCCTTTGCCGGGCCTCGTGTTATTAAACAGACTATTAGTGCAGACCTCCCAGAAGGATTTCAAAAGGCAGAATTTCTCCTGGAACATGGTATGGTAGATAGAGTGACTCCCCGTCATAAAATGCGTGATGAATTAAAAGCTATTTTAGAGATCCATCAATATAGTGGGGTGAATGAATATGCCCAATAA
- the licT gene encoding BglG family transcription antiterminator LicT gives MKVKKVYNNNILLAENEQLLEVILLGRGIAFKKKAGDKVDVSKIEKTFILDSPELYSSFVKLLQEVPLNHVKLVEKIVNEAQEELKVKFHDSIYIALTDHMSYALSRYKMGIEMKNALLWEIKRIYEKEYKAACHSLEIIQYYEGIEMSADEAGFIALHFVNAQQDGEKMKITMTITEIVNDVLNIVKYHFNIEYDQESLSYSRFIRHIRYFARLMLHNKIVSTDDDFLYKQVKNKCPQEKVCVDKIKVYFDKKFNYKISKEEMVYFMIHINRIIKYEKKG, from the coding sequence ATGAAGGTGAAGAAAGTATACAACAATAATATTCTTTTAGCTGAAAATGAACAATTATTAGAGGTAATATTGCTTGGACGTGGAATCGCTTTTAAGAAAAAAGCTGGAGATAAGGTTGATGTTTCAAAAATAGAGAAAACCTTTATCTTAGATTCTCCTGAGCTTTATTCAAGCTTTGTTAAATTATTACAGGAAGTTCCTTTAAATCATGTGAAATTGGTAGAAAAAATTGTTAATGAGGCACAAGAAGAATTGAAGGTAAAGTTTCATGATAGTATCTATATTGCATTAACAGACCATATGAGCTATGCTTTATCTAGATATAAGATGGGAATAGAAATGAAAAATGCATTGCTGTGGGAAATCAAAAGAATTTATGAAAAAGAATATAAGGCAGCATGTCATTCTTTGGAAATCATCCAATATTATGAAGGGATTGAAATGTCAGCAGATGAAGCGGGCTTTATCGCACTCCACTTTGTGAATGCACAGCAGGATGGAGAAAAAATGAAGATAACTATGACGATTACTGAAATTGTAAATGATGTGCTAAACATTGTAAAGTATCATTTCAATATTGAATATGACCAAGAATCTTTGAGCTATAGCAGATTTATTAGACATATCCGCTACTTTGCCAGGCTTATGCTCCATAATAAAATAGTATCAACAGACGATGACTTTTTATATAAGCAGGTGAAAAATAAATGTCCACAAGAGAAAGTGTGTGTAGATAAGATAAAGGTTTATTTTGATAAAAAATTCAACTACAAGATTTCTAAGGAAGAAATGGTATATTTTATGATCCATATTAATCGTATTATCAAGTATGAAAAAAAGGGTTAG
- the mtrB gene encoding trp RNA-binding attenuation protein MtrB, protein MDVKADYIVVKALEDGVTLIGLTRGKETKFHHTEKLDKGEVLLAQFTDHTSAIKIRGKAEIMTKNGSIGSGD, encoded by the coding sequence ATGGATGTGAAAGCTGATTATATTGTTGTAAAAGCTCTTGAAGATGGTGTAACATTAATCGGTTTGACCCGCGGTAAAGAAACTAAATTTCATCATACAGAAAAGCTGGATAAGGGAGAAGTGTTGCTTGCTCAATTTACAGACCACACCTCTGCTATCAAGATAAGGGGCAAGGCGGAGATTATGACTAAAAATGGATCAATTGGCTCAGGAGATTAA
- a CDS encoding acetyl-CoA carboxylase carboxyltransferase subunit alpha, translating into MPNNVLEFEKPLIELAEKIKELQSFMDEKGLDLSEEVKRLRERAKNLRCEIYANLNTKQILQIARHQNRPTARDYIEYIFDQFMELHGDRRFGDDKALIGGIGLIAGKPYTFLGHQKGKSTKENLRRNFAMAHPEGYRKALRLMKQAEKFDRPIITMINTPGAYPGIGAEERGQAEAIATNLMEMSSIKVPIVVVVTGEGGSGGALGIGLGDRILMMEYTYYSVSSPEACAAILWKDAEKSAEAAEALKITANALRELRLIDKIVTEPVGGAHKDPKKAALLLKNEIISNMKELSVLSRDELLEQRYKKYRNMGEFSNKETIALPEEVKEEAR; encoded by the coding sequence ATGCCCAATAATGTACTGGAATTTGAGAAACCACTAATTGAACTAGCGGAGAAAATTAAGGAATTACAATCGTTTATGGATGAAAAAGGTCTTGATCTCAGTGAAGAGGTTAAGCGTCTACGTGAGAGAGCAAAAAATTTGCGTTGTGAGATATATGCCAATTTAAATACCAAACAAATACTGCAGATTGCCAGACACCAGAATAGGCCTACAGCCCGCGATTATATTGAGTATATCTTTGATCAATTTATGGAATTACATGGTGACCGCAGATTTGGTGATGATAAAGCCTTAATTGGGGGTATAGGTTTAATAGCTGGAAAACCGTATACTTTCCTCGGTCACCAAAAGGGTAAGTCTACTAAAGAAAACCTGAGAAGAAATTTTGCAATGGCTCACCCTGAAGGATACCGCAAAGCCCTGAGGCTAATGAAACAGGCTGAAAAATTTGATAGACCCATTATAACAATGATAAATACACCAGGGGCCTATCCTGGGATAGGTGCTGAGGAAAGGGGTCAGGCTGAAGCTATCGCTACTAATCTGATGGAGATGTCCTCTATTAAAGTGCCTATTGTAGTTGTTGTGACAGGTGAAGGTGGTAGTGGTGGGGCATTAGGTATTGGTCTAGGGGACAGGATTTTAATGATGGAATATACTTATTATTCGGTTTCTTCGCCCGAGGCCTGTGCTGCTATTCTGTGGAAGGATGCCGAAAAGTCAGCTGAGGCTGCTGAAGCCTTGAAGATTACTGCTAATGCTTTAAGGGAGCTGCGTTTAATTGATAAAATTGTTACAGAACCAGTTGGTGGGGCACATAAAGACCCCAAGAAGGCTGCTCTGTTGCTTAAAAACGAGATTATTAGTAATATGAAAGAACTATCAGTACTAAGTAGAGATGAATTACTTGAACAACGCTATAAAAAATATAGGAATATGGGTGAATTCTCAAATAAGGAAACGATTGCATTACCTGAGGAAGTAAAGGAGGAAGCTAGATGA
- the ascB gene encoding 6-phospho-beta-glucosidase: MNRLDKDFLWGGAMAANQCEGAHLEDGKGLSCMDILPSVQYGRKEAMYNPQLALTKKYGYYPSHEGIDFYHNYKEDIKLLAEMGIKAFRTSISWPRIFPNGDDKEPNELGLKFYDRLFEECRKYNIEPVVTLSHFDTPLNLSKKYGGWYNRKLVDFYLKYCKVVFKRYAEVVKYWISFNEINMITHIPFFGGGIILKDDDDVMQVSYQAAHHQLVASALATKLLRDISKNGKMGCMLAAGSYYPYSCNPKDVWAAVEKNQDMYFFIDVQARGGYPSYTKRLLKKKGVCIKIAAEDEVIFKKHKVDYIALSYYSSRLISVNKKVLKNIADGNAVTTLRNPYLEATPWGRQIDPIGLRITMNELYDRYQKPLFIVENGLGVSDKVDENGEIHDDYRISYVKEHIKAMKGAIADGIECLGYLVWGCIDLVSAGTGEMEKRYGFIYVDRDNEGNGTLKRIKKKSFWWYKKVIESNGEEL, encoded by the coding sequence ATGAATAGACTAGATAAAGACTTCCTGTGGGGAGGAGCTATGGCTGCCAATCAATGTGAAGGAGCCCATTTGGAGGATGGGAAGGGCTTGTCCTGTATGGATATTCTTCCATCAGTTCAATATGGTAGAAAGGAAGCTATGTATAATCCTCAACTTGCATTGACCAAAAAGTATGGATATTATCCAAGCCATGAAGGAATAGATTTTTACCATAACTATAAAGAAGATATCAAGCTTTTAGCAGAAATGGGAATAAAGGCTTTTCGTACATCCATAAGTTGGCCTAGAATATTTCCTAATGGAGATGATAAAGAGCCAAATGAACTGGGACTTAAATTTTATGATCGTTTGTTTGAAGAATGTAGAAAATACAATATAGAACCAGTAGTAACCTTATCTCATTTTGATACACCATTAAATTTGAGCAAAAAATACGGCGGGTGGTATAATCGAAAACTAGTTGATTTTTACCTTAAATATTGTAAAGTTGTATTTAAACGTTATGCAGAAGTAGTAAAATATTGGATTTCATTTAATGAAATAAACATGATTACTCACATTCCATTTTTTGGTGGGGGAATTATTTTAAAAGATGACGATGATGTGATGCAGGTATCATATCAGGCGGCACATCACCAATTAGTAGCCAGTGCCCTGGCTACTAAGTTGCTGCGTGATATAAGTAAAAACGGGAAAATGGGCTGTATGCTGGCGGCTGGTTCTTATTATCCATATAGCTGTAATCCAAAGGATGTATGGGCAGCAGTTGAGAAAAATCAGGACATGTATTTCTTTATTGATGTGCAGGCGAGAGGCGGATACCCAAGCTATACAAAACGTTTATTAAAGAAAAAAGGGGTCTGCATAAAAATAGCAGCAGAAGATGAGGTGATTTTTAAAAAGCATAAGGTAGATTATATTGCATTGAGTTATTACTCGAGCAGATTGATTAGTGTTAATAAGAAGGTTTTAAAGAACATTGCTGATGGTAATGCAGTTACAACTTTGCGGAATCCTTATTTAGAAGCAACGCCATGGGGAAGACAGATTGACCCAATAGGGCTTCGAATAACCATGAATGAATTATACGATCGTTATCAGAAGCCCCTTTTTATAGTTGAAAATGGTCTTGGCGTCAGTGATAAAGTAGATGAAAATGGAGAAATTCATGATGATTATCGAATTTCCTATGTTAAAGAGCATATAAAGGCTATGAAAGGTGCTATAGCGGATGGTATAGAATGTCTTGGGTATTTGGTTTGGGGATGTATTGACTTAGTAAGTGCTGGTACAGGAGAGATGGAAAAGAGGTATGGATTTATCTATGTAGACAGAGATAATGAAGGAAATGGGACCTTGAAACGGATTAAAAAGAAATCTTTTTGGTGGTATAAAAAAGTTATCGAATCAAATGGAGAAGAGCTGTAG